The Diceros bicornis minor isolate mBicDic1 chromosome 14, mDicBic1.mat.cur, whole genome shotgun sequence genome segment AGGCACAGCCAGCTTTCTGGATAGCAAGGGTCACAGCCCCCTCCACAAAGACCCTACAGGTGGGACACGGCTGGGCTGGAAGTGACATGGAATACTCATCTTCCTCTGGGAGCAGAGGGGACAAGGGACACCTCCCTTGACATCTGGGACTCCTGAACACTGTTTGTCTGCCTGGTCTGTGCTCACGGCTCCCTCCCCAAATAAAATCTGACTGGAAAGAGCAGAAGAAAAAGGCCACAAGTCCTATTTCTAGCAGAGGCCTGAGTAAGAGAGTCCTCTAGAACAGAAGGTTAATTTCCCAGTGCTCACTGCTTCCTTTCTTAATTCTCATATTTCTGTGCCCCTTCCCCTtacccccaccccagacctaaaAAGAAGGAATCGGGCCTCCCCACCCATCCCCAAGGGGGTCAGGGGACCCCACCCAAGAGCCAGGAGACTCACCTTCGTGGGTTTTGTGCTCTCCTCCTGCCATGGGTGCAGCCTGGGACCACTGAAGACAAAACAAAGAACGAAGCATGGCCATGGGCACGGGAGAGGATGAAGAGGCCCAGCCACCCGGCCCTGCTCCCTCCTCACGTCCCTCCCAGTCCACAGCCTCTGGCTCCTCCAAGGCTTCTGAGTGGAACAGGGCACCGCCGGGGGGCTCCCCACTGCACAGAGCATGCCCACCACCCCCGGACTGCTCCAATTCTGAAGCCAAGGAAGATAAAGACTGATATTGAGGGGTAGGGAGTTACAAAATACAGGGGAGAGCCCCAGAATGCTGCACTGTCCAGGTCCTCACCCCTTCCCacatttcccttcccttccctgctctCACTGGCCCACTGCTGAGCTAAGAGAAGTGAATCTTCTCAGCCCCCCTGACTCCCTGGTCCAAAGCCACGGGTAAGCATTAAGGTCAAATAGGAGGACAAATTTGGACTGGAGCAAGAAGGAAGGACTGGGGGCAAGAAAAACAACATGGTGACCTTCTCCTGCTGACATGACAAATACCAGGGTGAGCTGGTGTTGGGGACGGGGGAGGTGCAGAGGACCGAAGGGCACCAACCACCCTCCCCCATTCAAACTCTCCAGTCCTCAGGAATATTCAGCAAACCCACAGGTTGCCTAAAGCATAAAACCTGGGAGGAAactctgggggaggggagagccccATTTTTCCCCCTGCACAAATCTCCCCAGAGCCTGAATGTATTTCCAAAGCCTCGAGCCTCCCACTCCCACCTGGGTCCCTGGTTTCTTCTCTCTCCAGACTGAGGGGCTTCCAAgtccctctcacctgagcacctTCCTCAAATGCAACCAGGGAAGCTTTTTATGCCTTAGCACTGCCCAGCCTCTAGGGGGCCCCCTGCACTACCTAGGTGGAGGCGTCCtccatccctccccacccccaccagatcattcctcccctccccagaagCTGTGAAGGTCAACAAGCCCAACCATGTGGACTTGACAGCACCGGGCAGGCAAAAGCTTCTCCCAGCCCTTCCAGAGGGTCTCCAGTTCTTACCCACTGCCACCCCACCTGCCCTCTTGCAGGGCAGATCCTGAGCAGCAGAGCTGCACTCTAACCCACAGAGCTGCAGACCTCACTGAGAGGGAAGCTCCTAGTCTGTccgtgtctctctctcctccccacacacccccAGCACACCCCAGATACCCCAGCCTTGCCCCCAGGGCCAAGGTCAGATAACAGTTTCTAGGGATAGCCCTCCCACTGCAGCTCCCTCAGGAGTCTCCACCTGAGCCCTTCACCCATCCTCAGGAGACCCCCAGCTTCCCTCTGCCAACATTCTCCCTATGCCTTCCACTGCTTCTGGGCCCCAATAACGAAAGGGGACAGAAACTTCATACCCCCTCCAAGGccagggggcactgggaggggcgGTTCTGGGCGGGGAGGGGCCAGGTGCCCTTCTCTGGGGGCCTCTGAAGGTCACACTGTGGCCAGGCAGccactcctccccctcccccctccctcgaGGCCTGGAGCCAAGGCCTTTGTGCCAGGGTCTAAGGAACTCAGGGTGGCAGCAGGGACCCCAGCCCACTTCCTTCCTTGTGCCTCTCTCCAAGGGGACTCTGTGGTGGGGGAAGGTGTAAGGGAGGGTGGCAATGGACCTCTTAGGCGACTTTGAGAAGCAAGTTGGGTGGGCAAGTTTCCAGTTCCAAAAAACCACCTGCTCCTGCTCCAACGCCCCATTTCCCCAGGACACAGTTTGTTTGCAAGGCTGGCAGGAGTTCCTTCCAAAGGTTCGGGGACGGCTAGTCCCACCCTGCCCATGTCACAGCAAATTTCAAACCATTTCTCCTAAAAGTGTTTGGTGGGGTAATGACACTCTTTAAAACCTCCCTTGGTCCACCCCCATAAAAGCTAAAGCGCAGCCCACTCGgaagtgtgggggaggggaggcaaacTGACTGTCACCAAGTCGGGACTTTAGGTAGAGTCTCGACAAAGCACACGGGTGGCCCCCGGCACCCTGACCTCTGACACTGATCATCCTTTCTCTGGACTCTGGGGCCAGAAAGGGGTTAGATGGGTCTTCTCAGCAGAAGGGAGTAAAAAAGAGGTGGCAAAGGCTTCTCTCCATACTAGGGAGGAAACGGGGAAGGGGCGTCAGGAAATTCCTCCTAGCACACGAGGGGGTTAGGGGCTGGGGACGGCGGGAAGGGATAGGGCTGGTTAGCCGGGTCCTCCAGCTGGGGCTACCTCGAGAGGTCACCTTCCCGCGGAGGGCCGGCGGGGGGAGGGGCGCCGCTCGCCGCCCGGGTCTCCCGGCTCGGGCCGCCGCGGCTCCGGGAACACGCGGCCGGCCAGGCCCGGGCTGATGTAATCGGCTCCGCGCCGCGCGCGCCCGGCCGGGCGGGGGAGGGCGGGCACCGAGCGGGACGCGAGCGGGGACGGGCGGGGGTAGCGCGGCGCAGGTGGCCCGGCTAAGAGGGGGGTCCCCGCAGCAATCTACCCCAAAACTTTTCCGAAACTCGCGGGGAGAGCCGAAGAGACCGAACTGCAGTGACAGCAAGCTCCCTCTCGCGCCTGCGCCCTGCCCCCTCCACGCTTTCTGCCCTCCCTCGGTCCAAGGTCCGAGCACCCCCCTGCCCACTGGGCTCCGGCTCCCGCCCCCGCTGCCTGGACTTCCAGTTCGTCGGGGACCCGCGGCCGGGAGCAAACTTCAGCCGCCAGCGGCAGCGCAAGCCCAgccccctcagcctcctcctccgGCTCCCGCCCTCCGCTGGTCGGCCCAGATCGTACGTGCGGCGACTGTGGTGGGTGGGCAGGGCCCGCGTGGGCGGTGAGACTCTATGCTGGTGCCCTCCCACCTAGCGCGCGCCCCCTCCCCCTACACGGATAGAGAGGGAAGACGCGCGCCCGGTGCCCAAGGACCCGCGTGGAGCCCCACGCGCGCGCTCGCACGCACGTCCCCAGCCGGGAGAGACGCTCGCAGCGGCCCGCGGCGCCAGGCGGGCACGGCCGCTTACCTTGGCATGGTGGAGGTAGAGCAGCAAGGCAAGGCTCCAATGCACCCAAGAGAGCAGAAAGTTCATGGTTTCGGAGGCCCGGCCGGGACCGGCGCGGCTCGCGCTCCCTCTGCGACTCAGGGTGCGGGGCGGCCCGCTCTCCTCGGCGCCTAGGCGGGCTCCTCTTCCTCCCGGAGCCGAGGCCCGGGCCAGGGCCTGGGGTGCGCGCGCGGCTGGAGCACTGTCTGCGCACACAGCCGCCTCACCCGTCCATGAGCCCGGCTTCCGAGCGCCGAGTCGCCACCGCGgccccctctcctcttccttctcttcttcctcctccgcCTGCTCGGACTGCGGCTCCTCCCGGCCCGAGGTAGCACTTCTCCCGGTTCCGCTCTGCTCGGCTGCCCCGGCGCGGACCACGGCTCCTCCGGAGCGAGAACAGCCCAGAAGTTGGACGAAAAGTTTCACTGCAATGCCGCGAGCCCCGATCCCCTCCACCCCGCCTCCGGGCGCGGGCTCCGGCTCCTGCCCGCGGCTCGCCGCCGCGTCCACCGTCGGTCGCTGGCCGGAGAGGAGGTGGGCGCTGGGGCGGGGGgcggtgtctgtctgtctgtccgtcAGCGCTGCTGGTCCGATGCGGGATCCCGAGATGGAGGGCTCACGCCGCACTCTGGCGGTCACCCCCAAAAGCAGGTCACTCACTTTGCCCCTGTCCCTTTCGTTGCTCGCTCGCCCGCGCGCGCTCTCTGACCCCGTCTCTCTCTTCCTCGACTTCACTCTGGAGCTCTTGccacctctttcttctctctgctggTTTGCAAAATCCGAAGTGATTTGGGAGAGTAAAGGAGCAATCTCCCCAAACGGTCGGCCCGATTTAAGCGGGGAATGggaagcaaaaataaattaaaatgggaaagaatacggttttaaaaatgtttaagaaaaaagaaacagggtAAACCCTGGATAAATGAATATCAAATTCCAGTGCGGAGTCCCCTGGCTGGTGACCCCGCCGGTTCGTCCACCTCGCCGCTGCGTCTGCCGACttagcgccgccgccgccgccgccgccgccggctccACTCGCTCGGTGAGCCGCGGCCTCGTCGCAGCCCGGCTGCCCCAAGCCTCTGCGCTCCTCACCGCTACCAGCCGACTAGAAAAAGgcctggccccgccccgccccgcccggacCCCGCCCCTGCACGCCCCGGGGGCGGGGACAGGCCCAGCCTCAGCCCCTCCTCTCCAACCTCTCGGCGCGCGGCTCGAGTCCTTGGCGCTGCGTTCCCCTGGGGACGCCCAGCGaagcctgcccccaccccctaaCTCACCCCAGTGAAGGGAAAGTTCGACCCCCACCAAGGTTCACACCCTAAAAATTACCCATCCACCCCCCCTTTGCCTGGAGACACACACGCCCGCGCGGTTTGGGGGCAGGAAACAGGAAAGTGAGGTTATGTGCGGACAGGGCTCCAGAGCTATTCCCTCTTTGCTGGGAATAttggaaggggtggggaggggagggggacacaCAGATCTATTGGAATCCTGGGGTGACCCCTGGCCTTCTCTCCTTCCAACACtcccagccacacacacacacacgcacatacacatacacacactcacactgacATACACGCGTCCTCACTCTCACGCAGACACTGCTCTCCCAAGTTCACCCAGCTTCCCTGTGGTGGCCGAGCGCCCCCTAGTGACCACTGTCTGCACACCCCAGCTCTGGCTGAAGAGGGAATGGGCCTCAGGAAGAGGGTGGAGGCAGATTACCCCTGATGCCCccatttctgacctcccaaacaGCAGCATATTTGGGACTTGAGTGGCCCCATGTGCAGAGAGCCCAGTGCTGGGCACAGGAGGCACGATGTATCCATCTGGACAACGTGCCCGTCTGGAGCCCTCATCTGGCCTGCTGACATCAGAGCGAACTGCAGCCAACAGGCTGGGGTGACtggggtcctttgggaagtgtcCAGGGAGGCTTCCTTGGGAAGAAGTATTTGGCACTGAGTTTGTGGGGCTGAGAACGGGAAGCTGTGTGGTTCTGGGGTTAGTCAGTGGCCCACAGGCAAGAGGACCTGTTGGAGCCCACGTATGCACTGTGGAGTCTGGCAGAGCCCAAAGGGAGAGGCAGCTGGGCAGACAGAGGCCCTTGTTCCtgcttcccccccaccccagatGTTGCCAAGGAACTGAGGCCAGGGGGCTGGTGGGGGCGGCTGAAGGCCAGGCCCCGAGTGATGATTCAAACCTACTCACCAGCACTAAGGAACGTCTGTAGGCCAGCTGCCCAGAGCTCCCACCAGGCTGGGGGCCAAGGCTTCTATCAGCCCCAGCCAGGCTCACAGCTCATCTTCTGAACAAAATGGGGGGCATTCTCCTCAGCACCCCCCAGACCCCCAGGATCCCTTGCCTACTTCTCCCAGCTGgcagcctctctcctctctttctcccagtcccttcccttccttcaaaGCCTCCCTCTCCCGCAACTCCCCATATCTTCCCTAAGTGCTCCCCaaggccccccaccccacccttgcATATAGGAACCAACCTGGGAAAATTCCTGGTTGGGCTTTCACCCAGCAGCTCCCAGGCTCCCCCAGGGAACAAAGCGGGACCTCTGATACCTGTGGGAAGAGAGGGACCAACCGGTCTCATTATTCATCCAGATCTGGCCAGGACCTGGCCTGGGGCTGATGCAGCCTCCCTGTAGGCCTGGGCTGAGAATGGGAACACAGCAGCTTCCCCTAAGTTGACCAAAATGATCCAGGGAGGTTACTCAGCCAGCCCCCTGCCTCTGCTTGTAGTGCTCTAGTTTGGTGGGAGTGCTAGGTTACCCCTTTAGGACCCCAATTCCACAGGAATGGTGTCCTGAGGCCCCTATGAGCAGAGAGGCTGGCTCCCCCCGACCTCATTCTACCCTTTCCATCATTCATGCCTCCAGTCCTGTCTCCACCACCTGGCAGGCTCCCCAGCAGCAGGCACAAGGTCTTTTTACAGTTAGTAAATGTTTATTTGCTGGCTCAGGGCCCCCCTCCCAGGCAGGCCTGCTCACCTAGGCTCCATGCTCCAAGCTGCTGTGTGGGATATGGAAGGAAAGCCACTAAACTTCCTCCTAGCCCAACCTGGTCTGCCTCTAGCACCCCCGGAGCACAAGATGTGGGCGCCTTGGCAGAGTCCCCCTCCCTCATCCCTACCCTGGGGCCGGCAGAACCCAGGATAGAGGCTCCCGGTGGCACCATGAGGGGCTCACTCTGGCCCCCTTCTCTGCATCCTTCCCATCTCAGCCATCCTCAGCCCCTGGAGAGGCTTGAAGAGGAGGTCTTAGTAAAGGACCCTAGAGTTGGGAGGAGGATGGAGGGGTTCTAAGGAGGGGTGGCCATCAATTGTCACTTAATAGCCCCAGGGCTCTCTCCCACCTGAGCCAACCATCCCTCATAGTGGTATTCAGCAAGGTGTATTACAATGACCTATTTGAGGTTTCCTCTGTGACCCTGCCCAGGGAACCAGGGGGATGAGGGGAGCAGAACTGCAGCCTGGCCTGAGGGGTTTTGAGCACCCTTCACTAGGGCGAGGAGGGGCCTCCCATCTCCACTCTTCATTTTAGAGACACAACCTGGTGGTGACTCGGAGAAGGGGGTTTCACACTGCATCCCGTCCGCCAAGGTGGTGTCACCAGCTTTCACAACAGTACACTATCATGGACCCAGCCAATGCCCACATTATCATCGAATTGAGAGCCCAGTGCACCTGGGTCTTCAAAAACGGGAACAAGAAACACACAGAAGAAGGAGCACAAATCAACACTCATATGACCACATCGTGTCTTTACAGCACCTTCTCTTCCCGCAGGCTTAATCCCTCTTGAACAAACTTGATTCCACTTATCCTCCCTCCACAGGTCGCTTCAGGGAAGGGACTATCAGGGCAGACTATCCCCCCAGAGAATCCCAAGGGCACAGAGggacccaaggtcacccagcaacaTGGTGGGGGGATGGAGCAGAGAGCAGCCCAGACAGAGGTCATGCTGAGTCCCCTTGAGGGGCAACTTCAGCCCCACTCAGAGGGCCCCACCTCAGGGCCAAGCGGCCTCGACCTGTGGCCCTGAAGCAGTTCAGAAGGAGccaaggaggaaggggaaggtgtttcaggtgagggggaaggggagagaggggcaggggtgggtggAGAAGAGCGTGAAAGGTGGCCAGGAGCCAGCAATGGCCCTAGACAAAGGAAGTAGTGATGGGCCCAAGGCACATAGTTGTCCTTTGTCCTGACGTCCTGTCACCTCTGATGTTCAGGGAAGCTCTCGCCTGTGTGGGGGTGGGCAGTTAGCCTCCAAGCCCGTGGATGAAGAGACAGAGCCCCTCCGAAGTGGGAAAAGAGGGTGAGGAGAGAGTTGCTGGGTCTTGCTGTTGTCTAAACGTTTCTCCAAGTGGTTTCTCCGTGAAGGAAG includes the following:
- the VEGFA gene encoding vascular endothelial growth factor A, long form, with the protein product IFASHSPLKSGRPFGEIAPLLSQITSDFANQQREERGGKSSRVKSRKRETGSESARGRASNERDRGKVSDLLLGVTARVRREPSISGSRIGPAALTDRQTDTAPRPSAHLLSGQRPTVDAAASRGQEPEPAPGGGVEGIGARGIAVKLFVQLLGCSRSGGAVVRAGAAEQSGTGRSATSGREEPQSEQAEEEEEKEEERGPRWRLGARKPGSWTGEAAVCADSAPAARAPQALARASAPGGRGARLGAEESGPPRTLSRRGSASRAGPGRASETMNFLLSWVHWSLALLLYLHHAKWSQAAPMAGGEHKTHEVVKFMDVYQRSYCRPIETLVDIFQEYPDEIEYIFKPSCVPLMRCGGCCNDEGLECVPTEEFNITMQIMRIKPHQSQHIGEMSFLQHNKCECRPKKDKGKQEKKSVPGKGKGQKRKRKKSRYKLWSVPCGPCSERRKHLFVQDPQTCKCSCKNTDSRCKARQLELNERTCRCDKPRR